A part of Sulfurifustis variabilis genomic DNA contains:
- a CDS encoding sodium:solute symporter family protein, with protein MHPLDAGLLIAFIVYCLAAGLRSRRHASRSLEQYFLAGRTLKGWQAGISMAATQFAADTPLLVTGLVATAGIFALWRLWIYALAFLMLGFVFAAAWRRSGVLTDAELTEVRYGTRAALWLRAIKALYFGTVFNCTVLAMVLLAATQIAEPFLLWHDWLPAAVFDPLAGFMERVGVPLTVLEPGSADVWERSAANLLSLGAIVAVTALYSATGGLRGVVATDVVQFAVAMIATAAFAWLVVDRAGGMEEVVSHLKRLFPEDGSAGLSASELLAFTPDRAKDTSALLLLVVGLQWLVQMNADGTGYLAQRSMACATDRDARVAAVVFTFAQVLLRSLLWLPLALGLLVLFPPDLGAPLAEQAGVRERTYVEGIAEVLPAGLRGLMLVGMFAALASTLDTHLNWGASYWTNDLYKRLLWEQWLKRRPSERGLVWVARGANLLILAIAVAILPWLSSIQTAWRASLLLGAGMGVMLVLRWIWWRINAWGELATIVVSTLLAPALLYAFTDEQDALRLLLMATAATGAGVATSLVTGPEDRVRLIAFYRRAHPPGFWGPVADAAGEARADGPRRLARAAFAAVAAAFSVFCLLTGIGAWLVESPPPAGIGSRTLWISALIVVGVGLVPVWVRLGFRAPAIAAAATTARESGPQSIT; from the coding sequence ATGCATCCCCTCGATGCCGGTCTGCTGATTGCCTTCATCGTCTACTGCCTGGCGGCCGGCCTGCGCTCGCGGCGGCATGCGTCGCGCAGCCTCGAGCAGTACTTTCTCGCCGGGCGCACCCTCAAGGGCTGGCAGGCCGGAATCAGCATGGCGGCGACGCAGTTCGCGGCCGACACGCCTCTGCTCGTCACGGGACTCGTGGCGACGGCGGGAATCTTCGCGCTGTGGCGGCTCTGGATCTACGCGCTCGCCTTTCTCATGCTCGGCTTCGTGTTCGCCGCGGCGTGGCGCCGGTCGGGCGTACTGACCGATGCGGAGCTGACGGAGGTGCGCTACGGGACGCGGGCGGCGCTCTGGTTGCGGGCGATCAAGGCGCTGTACTTCGGGACCGTGTTCAACTGCACGGTGCTCGCGATGGTACTGCTCGCGGCGACGCAGATCGCCGAGCCGTTTCTGCTGTGGCACGACTGGCTGCCGGCCGCCGTCTTCGATCCCCTCGCCGGCTTCATGGAGCGGGTCGGCGTCCCGCTCACCGTGCTCGAACCCGGTAGCGCCGACGTCTGGGAGCGGTCGGCGGCGAACCTGCTCTCGCTCGGCGCCATCGTCGCGGTCACCGCGCTCTATTCCGCAACCGGCGGCTTGCGAGGCGTGGTCGCGACCGACGTCGTGCAGTTCGCCGTCGCCATGATCGCGACCGCCGCGTTCGCGTGGCTCGTCGTGGACCGCGCGGGCGGCATGGAGGAGGTGGTATCGCATCTCAAACGGTTGTTTCCCGAGGACGGGTCGGCCGGGCTTTCGGCGAGCGAGCTGCTCGCCTTCACGCCCGACAGGGCGAAGGACACCTCGGCGTTGCTGCTGCTCGTCGTCGGCCTGCAATGGCTCGTGCAGATGAACGCGGACGGCACCGGCTACCTCGCGCAGCGATCGATGGCCTGCGCCACCGATCGCGATGCGCGCGTCGCGGCGGTGGTGTTCACCTTCGCTCAGGTGCTGTTGCGCAGCCTCCTGTGGCTTCCCCTGGCGCTCGGCCTCCTCGTCCTCTTTCCGCCGGACCTCGGCGCGCCGCTCGCGGAGCAGGCGGGCGTCCGCGAACGCACCTACGTGGAGGGCATCGCGGAGGTGCTGCCGGCAGGGCTTCGCGGTCTCATGCTCGTCGGCATGTTCGCGGCGCTCGCCTCGACACTCGACACGCACCTCAACTGGGGCGCGTCGTACTGGACCAACGACCTCTACAAGCGTCTGCTCTGGGAACAGTGGCTCAAGCGACGCCCGTCCGAGCGCGGGCTCGTGTGGGTGGCCCGCGGCGCGAATCTCCTCATTCTCGCGATCGCGGTCGCCATCCTGCCGTGGCTCTCGTCGATTCAGACCGCCTGGCGAGCCAGCCTTCTTCTCGGCGCCGGCATGGGCGTCATGCTCGTGCTGCGATGGATCTGGTGGCGCATCAACGCCTGGGGCGAACTTGCCACGATCGTCGTCTCCACGCTCCTCGCGCCGGCATTGCTCTACGCGTTCACCGACGAGCAGGACGCGCTGCGCCTCCTGCTCATGGCGACGGCGGCCACGGGCGCCGGCGTCGCGACCTCGCTCGTGACGGGCCCGGAGGATCGCGTTCGCCTGATCGCGTTCTACCGGCGCGCGCATCCGCCCGGGTTCTGGGGACCGGTCGCCGACGCGGCCGGCGAGGCCCGCGCCGACGGGCCTCGGCGCCTGGCTCGCGCCGCGTTCGCCGCCGTGGCGGCCGCCTTTTCGGTCTTCTGTCTCCTGACGGGAATCGGGGCGTGGCTCGTCGAGAGCCCGCCGCCGGCGGGGATCGGGTCCCGGACGCTCTGGATCTCCGCGCTGATCGTCGTGGGTGTCGGACTCGTGCCGGTGTGGGTGCGTCTCGGTTTCCGGGCGCCGGCGATCGCGGCTGCCGCCACGACCGCCCGCGAATCGGGACCTCAGTCGATCACGTAG
- a CDS encoding histidine phosphatase family protein, whose protein sequence is MDEALWQKIRQAAEESIKDPGKHKKELPKAEPASGQNFVVVFRHGESEDNVNRIFSGWRDSPLTARGRDQARVLAPKLKALKIDLAVTSDLVRSKETARLALEQVPGVRFEEDWRIKERNYGDLMGKSKEDAMRMDPEKAVLWRRGYDVPPPNGESIQMVEERVWPFLDELVARIKRERINVALSLHGNSMRAVRRYFEKMDIVEELTHENPLGTDYALYVID, encoded by the coding sequence ATGGACGAGGCCTTGTGGCAGAAGATCCGCCAGGCGGCGGAGGAGTCGATCAAGGATCCCGGGAAGCACAAGAAGGAGCTGCCGAAGGCCGAGCCCGCGTCCGGTCAGAACTTCGTGGTCGTTTTCCGGCACGGCGAATCCGAGGACAACGTGAACCGCATCTTTTCCGGCTGGCGCGACTCGCCGTTGACCGCGCGGGGCCGCGACCAGGCGCGCGTCCTCGCCCCGAAACTCAAGGCGCTCAAGATCGACCTCGCCGTGACCTCCGATCTCGTGCGCTCGAAGGAGACGGCCCGGCTGGCGCTGGAGCAGGTGCCGGGAGTGCGCTTCGAGGAGGACTGGCGCATCAAGGAACGCAACTACGGGGATCTCATGGGCAAGAGCAAGGAGGACGCGATGCGCATGGATCCGGAGAAGGCCGTCCTCTGGCGTCGCGGCTACGATGTCCCCCCGCCGAACGGCGAGAGCATCCAGATGGTGGAGGAACGCGTCTGGCCGTTCCTGGACGAGCTCGTCGCCCGCATCAAGCGCGAGCGCATCAACGTGGCGCTCTCGCTCCACGGCAACTCCATGCGCGCGGTGCGCCGCTACTTCGAGAAGATGGACATCGTCGAGGAGCTGACGCACGAGAACCCGCTCGGCACCGATTACGCCCTCTACGTGATCGACTGA
- a CDS encoding PAS domain-containing sensor histidine kinase gives MKRHSHPSKALGKTGRASGASKGPARPTHASHGGTETTTDPMGSALEKLEAAQTRLAARNQALLAERRRLLEERRHDETAKRSNEELLRLLADNLPAAVSYVDSAERYRFNNRVYEEWFGCSPGDIYGKTVADVIGQEAYDTVVREPLRRALAGERVSYERRVPYLHGGPRFVDAVYVPHRDEHGRVLGVFVRLRDISEQRAAREAVEQANRLLDGVVNNTHLLMACLDTDFRFLWVNRAYAEADGRDPADFAGKNHFALYPDADNERVFREVVETGTPRFFHAKPFEYRNNPERGVGFWDWALIPVKHPGGRVERLVLTLLDVTARVQAEQDLRSERNFGSAILDTVGALIVVLDRDGRIARFNHQCELTTGYTLEEVRGRRLADFLILPEESATVNEVFTRLAAGQFPNQHENYWITRDGRRRWIHWANTALLGEGGEVEFVIATGLDMTELREASERARSREQELAHAARAGMISELASGLAHEVNQPLTAIASYAQECVRRLRAGEADDGTLLGAVEQMATQAQRASDIIRTMREFVSKRTTTPARIDINTIVSQAATLAASEARRAGIVLRLELAPAMPALWADAIQIEQVVLNLLRNGIDALQAAPPGRRSLAVRTVVNGGRDVEVAVIDTGPGLRIDQLPRLFERFYTTKKEGMGMGLALSRSIIDGHRGRLWAENNPGGGATFRFTLPIEPQTDG, from the coding sequence ATGAAACGTCATTCGCACCCGTCGAAGGCGCTCGGCAAGACGGGCCGCGCCTCCGGCGCGTCAAAGGGTCCCGCGCGACCGACGCACGCCTCCCACGGGGGCACCGAAACCACGACCGACCCGATGGGCTCGGCGCTCGAGAAGCTCGAGGCGGCCCAGACCCGTCTCGCCGCCCGCAACCAGGCGCTCCTCGCCGAGCGCCGGCGCCTCCTCGAGGAACGCCGGCACGACGAGACGGCGAAACGATCGAACGAGGAGCTCCTCCGCCTGCTCGCGGACAACCTGCCCGCCGCCGTTTCCTACGTCGATTCGGCGGAACGCTACCGGTTCAACAACCGGGTCTACGAGGAATGGTTCGGCTGCTCGCCGGGCGACATCTACGGGAAGACCGTCGCGGACGTGATCGGGCAGGAAGCCTACGATACCGTCGTGCGCGAGCCGTTGCGCCGGGCGCTGGCCGGCGAGCGCGTGAGCTACGAGCGCAGGGTGCCGTATCTCCACGGCGGCCCGCGCTTCGTCGACGCGGTATACGTACCCCACCGCGACGAGCACGGGCGGGTCCTGGGCGTTTTCGTGCGCCTTCGCGACATCAGCGAGCAGCGCGCCGCGCGGGAGGCCGTCGAGCAGGCCAATCGGCTTCTGGACGGCGTGGTGAACAACACGCATCTGCTCATGGCCTGTCTGGATACGGACTTCCGGTTTCTCTGGGTGAACCGGGCGTACGCGGAGGCGGACGGACGCGATCCGGCCGACTTCGCCGGCAAGAACCACTTCGCGCTCTACCCGGACGCCGACAACGAACGGGTGTTCCGCGAGGTGGTGGAAACGGGGACGCCGCGCTTCTTTCATGCGAAGCCGTTCGAGTACCGCAACAACCCGGAGCGCGGCGTCGGCTTCTGGGACTGGGCGCTGATTCCCGTCAAGCACCCCGGCGGTCGCGTCGAACGGCTCGTGCTCACGCTGCTCGACGTGACCGCGCGGGTACAGGCCGAGCAGGACCTGCGGAGCGAGCGCAACTTCGGCTCGGCCATCCTGGACACGGTCGGCGCGCTGATCGTCGTGCTCGACCGCGACGGTCGCATCGCACGCTTCAATCACCAGTGCGAGCTCACGACCGGCTACACCTTGGAAGAGGTGCGCGGGCGCCGTCTGGCCGACTTCCTGATCCTGCCCGAGGAAAGCGCGACCGTGAACGAGGTGTTCACGAGGCTCGCGGCCGGGCAGTTCCCGAACCAGCACGAGAACTACTGGATCACGCGGGACGGGCGCCGACGCTGGATCCACTGGGCGAATACGGCCCTCCTGGGCGAAGGCGGGGAAGTGGAATTCGTCATCGCCACCGGCCTCGACATGACGGAGCTGCGCGAAGCGTCCGAGCGGGCGCGCAGCCGCGAGCAGGAGCTCGCGCACGCCGCGCGCGCCGGCATGATCAGCGAGCTGGCCTCGGGCCTTGCGCACGAGGTCAACCAGCCGCTCACGGCGATCGCGAGCTACGCGCAGGAGTGCGTGCGGCGCCTGCGCGCCGGCGAGGCGGACGACGGCACGCTCCTCGGGGCGGTCGAGCAGATGGCAACACAGGCACAGCGGGCGAGCGACATCATCCGCACGATGCGCGAGTTCGTATCGAAGCGGACGACCACCCCCGCCCGCATCGACATCAACACGATCGTCTCGCAAGCCGCGACGCTCGCGGCCTCGGAGGCGCGCCGCGCCGGAATCGTTCTCCGCCTCGAGCTGGCGCCGGCCATGCCGGCGCTGTGGGCGGACGCCATCCAGATCGAGCAGGTCGTCCTGAACCTGCTGCGCAACGGGATCGACGCGCTTCAGGCTGCGCCGCCCGGACGCCGCTCGCTCGCCGTGCGCACCGTCGTGAACGGCGGCCGCGATGTCGAGGTCGCCGTGATCGACACCGGGCCGGGCCTCCGCATCGATCAGCTTCCCCGCCTCTTCGAGCGCTTCTACACGACGAAGAAGGAAGGAATGGGGATGGGCCTCGCGCTTTCGCGCTCGATCATCGATGGGCACCGGGGCCGCCTCTGGGCGGAGAACAACCCGGGCGGCGGCGCCACGTTCCGCTTCACGCTGCCGATCGAGCCACAGACCGATGGATAG
- a CDS encoding response regulator transcription factor yields MDRNAVVYLVDDDQAVRDSLKWVIESAGFTVETYASSQAFLDAYRHDRPGCLVLDVRMPGISGLNLQTRLADKHSILPIIFISAHATVPDAVRAMRAGAVDFLIKPFNNQDLLDRIEQCVAEAVRRREERRQREEVARRLATLTPREREVLDGVVAGRTNRAIAAEMKVSVKTVDAHRAKVMDKMQASSLAELVHLMHLPPPP; encoded by the coding sequence ATGGATAGAAATGCCGTCGTCTATCTGGTCGACGACGACCAGGCCGTACGCGACTCGCTGAAGTGGGTGATCGAATCGGCAGGCTTCACGGTGGAAACCTACGCTTCCTCGCAGGCATTCCTCGACGCGTATCGTCACGATCGGCCCGGGTGCCTCGTCCTGGACGTGCGCATGCCCGGCATCAGCGGCTTGAACCTCCAGACCCGCCTGGCCGACAAGCATTCCATCCTGCCCATCATCTTCATCTCGGCGCACGCCACGGTGCCGGACGCCGTTCGCGCCATGCGCGCCGGGGCGGTCGATTTTCTGATCAAGCCGTTCAACAATCAGGACCTGCTGGACCGGATCGAGCAGTGCGTCGCCGAGGCGGTGCGGCGAAGGGAGGAACGGCGGCAGCGCGAAGAGGTCGCACGCCGTCTCGCCACCCTGACGCCGCGCGAGCGCGAGGTGCTGGACGGCGTCGTGGCCGGAAGGACGAACCGCGCGATTGCCGCCGAGATGAAGGTCAGCGTCAAAACCGTCGATGCCCACCGGGCGAAGGTGATGGACAAGATGCAGGCGAGCTCCCTTGCGGAGCTCGTGCACCTGATGCATCTCCCCCCTCCCCCGTAG
- a CDS encoding helix-turn-helix domain-containing protein yields the protein MKKANEGADVIALSQKRVNCHGCDAGELCLPNGLKEDDLLALEHVVRRRRSLAKGQTLYRMGDPLLSLYAVRRGSVKTNLLTQDGRVQVTAFYLPGELIGVDAIDEGRFPCDAVALEETELCEIPWADLNHLAGRTPALNQQLVRLMSREIVRDEELLMMLGHLGAEARLAACLLNFNARYKRLGALEDRFTLSMSRQDLGDYLGLALETVSRFFTRLHDEGLLEVQGRDVRVLDASRLRAMVSQPNGRRGLRA from the coding sequence ATGAAGAAAGCGAATGAAGGAGCCGATGTCATCGCGCTGTCGCAGAAGCGGGTGAACTGTCACGGGTGCGATGCCGGGGAGCTCTGCCTCCCGAACGGCCTGAAGGAGGACGACCTGCTCGCCCTCGAACACGTGGTGCGCCGGCGGCGCAGCCTGGCGAAAGGGCAGACACTCTACCGCATGGGCGATCCCCTGCTCTCGCTCTATGCGGTGCGCCGCGGCAGCGTGAAGACGAACCTGCTCACGCAGGACGGCCGCGTGCAGGTCACCGCGTTCTATCTTCCCGGGGAGCTGATCGGCGTCGATGCGATCGACGAGGGACGATTCCCCTGCGATGCGGTCGCGCTCGAAGAGACCGAGCTCTGCGAGATCCCCTGGGCGGATCTCAATCACCTCGCCGGGCGGACCCCCGCGCTCAACCAGCAGCTCGTCCGCCTCATGAGCCGGGAGATCGTGCGCGACGAGGAGCTGCTCATGATGCTCGGTCATCTCGGCGCGGAGGCGCGCCTCGCAGCGTGTCTCCTGAATTTCAACGCGCGCTACAAGCGACTCGGCGCGCTCGAAGACCGCTTCACGCTGTCGATGTCGCGTCAGGATCTCGGCGATTACCTCGGGCTGGCGCTGGAGACGGTCAGCCGCTTCTTCACGCGGCTGCACGACGAAGGCCTGCTCGAAGTCCAGGGCCGTGACGTGCGGGTGCTCGACGCATCCCGGTTGCGGGCGATGGTGTCTCAACCCAACGGGCGCCGCGGGCTGCGCGCCTGA
- a CDS encoding PilZ domain-containing protein, whose translation MGMEHRWSDRRPADLPVTLAYRPLGLIRGRLQDLSGGGAYIRTRIALLPNTPVELVVPNDEQDATRLLRLPAIVTRSGPEGAGLMFTQLTATQYEALLARARAALAPRPAVADRSRTRRRSGEP comes from the coding sequence ATGGGAATGGAACACCGCTGGAGCGACCGACGTCCGGCCGATCTGCCCGTCACCCTCGCATACCGCCCGCTGGGATTGATTCGAGGGCGCCTGCAGGATCTGAGCGGCGGCGGGGCCTACATCCGCACCCGGATCGCGCTCTTGCCCAACACGCCTGTGGAGCTCGTCGTGCCGAACGACGAACAGGACGCTACCCGCCTCCTCAGGCTTCCGGCGATCGTAACCCGCTCCGGTCCGGAAGGGGCCGGGCTCATGTTCACCCAGCTCACCGCCACCCAGTACGAAGCGCTGCTCGCGCGCGCCCGCGCCGCGCTCGCCCCCCGTCCGGCCGTGGCCGATCGGAGCCGGACGCGCCGCCGCTCGGGCGAGCCTTGA
- a CDS encoding PhnD/SsuA/transferrin family substrate-binding protein, which translates to MQRATRATRLLLASSALAAGLAQAAPPVHIGVLATPAEADTAARWAPTANYLSERIPDNRFVVVPLDLEGLRLAVERETVAFVLTHPGHYVDLDDLYDLTPIVTRRMRMHEEARSQFGAVLLTRADHPAVRTLADLRGRSLLAAGDQTFGSFHLVWRELEAANVHPFRDLGRLELREGTPEAIVDAVRDGAVDAGVVPTGVLENLVASGKASLDAFRVVNPVQVPDFPLLTSTRLYPEWPLAATRNTPETLARAVAVALLEMPETHAAARAAGHAGWTVPPSYQPVHALYEALHLGHHRMADSSLTELMREHWYGFVAGAFVLLLMAGVTAYVLKLNHQLKDEIRWRRRMQEEMQKFASAVEQTADAVLITDPKGRIEYVNPAFSRITGYTIEEVLGRTPRIMKSGTLDAGFYARLWKTILNGETFRAEFLNRRRDGSLYWEAKAITPLKDPGGRITHFVATGRDITEQKRSEEEAQLRQEQLAHTARVNLIGEMASGLAHEIAQPLTAIINYAQGTVRRLRQGEQDREPLQHALEQIVAQAQRGAEVVQHLRRFVSRRAPQRAMNDINAIVSQAAALAEPEARKKGIVLSLELAANLPGVCVDGIQIEQVILNLLRNGAEALASADGGRRELVVRTAVGDGGEVEVSVSDTGPGLPPRLAAKLFEPFFTTKPDGVGLGLAVSRTIIETHGGRLWVTPNLDRGVTFRFTIPLEAQTHER; encoded by the coding sequence ATGCAGCGCGCGACTCGGGCAACCCGGCTCCTGCTGGCGAGCAGTGCGCTCGCCGCCGGGCTCGCGCAAGCCGCGCCACCGGTGCATATCGGCGTGCTCGCCACGCCGGCGGAAGCCGACACGGCCGCCCGGTGGGCCCCCACCGCGAACTACCTCTCGGAACGCATTCCGGATAATCGCTTCGTCGTCGTGCCGCTCGACCTGGAAGGATTGCGCCTCGCGGTCGAACGCGAAACGGTCGCCTTCGTCCTGACCCACCCGGGTCATTACGTCGACCTCGACGACCTCTACGACCTCACGCCCATCGTCACCCGGCGGATGCGGATGCACGAGGAAGCCCGCTCGCAGTTCGGTGCCGTCCTGCTCACGCGCGCCGATCATCCGGCCGTGCGCACCCTGGCGGACCTGCGCGGACGCTCCCTGCTCGCCGCGGGCGACCAGACCTTCGGCAGCTTCCATCTCGTCTGGCGCGAGCTCGAGGCGGCCAACGTGCACCCCTTCCGCGATCTCGGACGCCTCGAGCTGCGCGAAGGTACTCCTGAGGCGATCGTCGACGCGGTACGCGACGGCGCGGTCGATGCCGGCGTGGTCCCGACCGGCGTTCTCGAGAACCTGGTCGCGTCCGGGAAGGCGTCGCTCGATGCGTTTCGCGTCGTGAATCCCGTGCAGGTTCCCGACTTCCCTCTCCTCACGAGCACCCGCCTTTATCCCGAGTGGCCCCTGGCCGCCACGCGGAATACGCCCGAAACGCTCGCCCGCGCGGTCGCCGTCGCCCTGCTCGAGATGCCCGAAACCCATGCCGCGGCGCGCGCCGCCGGTCACGCCGGCTGGACCGTTCCGCCGTCGTACCAACCGGTGCACGCGCTCTACGAGGCGCTGCACCTCGGCCATCATCGCATGGCCGACAGCAGCTTGACCGAGCTGATGCGCGAACACTGGTACGGATTCGTCGCGGGCGCATTCGTCCTGCTGCTCATGGCGGGCGTCACGGCATATGTGCTGAAGCTCAACCATCAGCTCAAGGACGAGATCCGCTGGCGCAGGCGGATGCAGGAAGAAATGCAGAAGTTCGCGAGCGCCGTGGAGCAGACGGCGGACGCCGTGCTGATCACCGACCCGAAAGGTCGGATCGAGTACGTGAATCCGGCCTTCAGCCGGATCACCGGCTACACCATCGAGGAGGTGCTCGGACGCACTCCGAGGATCATGAAGTCGGGCACGCTGGATGCCGGGTTCTATGCCCGCCTTTGGAAAACGATCCTGAACGGCGAGACGTTTCGCGCCGAGTTTCTGAACCGCCGCCGGGACGGTTCGCTTTACTGGGAGGCGAAGGCGATCACGCCGCTCAAGGATCCGGGCGGACGGATCACGCACTTCGTCGCGACCGGCCGGGACATCACCGAGCAGAAACGCTCGGAGGAGGAGGCGCAACTTCGCCAGGAGCAGCTTGCCCACACGGCGCGCGTGAATCTCATCGGCGAGATGGCCTCGGGTCTCGCCCACGAGATCGCGCAACCGCTCACCGCGATCATCAACTACGCCCAGGGCACGGTCCGACGACTTCGACAGGGCGAGCAGGACAGGGAGCCGCTCCAGCACGCGCTCGAGCAGATCGTGGCGCAGGCGCAGCGCGGCGCGGAAGTGGTCCAGCACCTGCGCCGGTTCGTCTCGCGGCGCGCGCCCCAGCGCGCGATGAACGACATCAACGCCATCGTCTCCCAGGCGGCCGCGCTGGCCGAGCCGGAGGCGCGCAAGAAAGGCATCGTGCTTTCGCTCGAGCTGGCGGCGAACCTCCCCGGCGTGTGCGTGGACGGCATCCAGATCGAGCAGGTGATCCTGAACCTCCTGCGCAATGGCGCCGAGGCGCTGGCCAGCGCCGACGGCGGGCGGCGCGAGCTCGTCGTGCGCACGGCGGTCGGCGACGGCGGCGAGGTGGAGGTGTCCGTCAGCGACACCGGCCCGGGGCTCCCGCCGCGCCTCGCGGCGAAACTCTTCGAACCCTTTTTCACCACCAAACCCGACGGCGTCGGCCTCGGGCTCGCGGTCTCCCGGACGATCATCGAGACGCACGGCGGCAGGCTGTGGGTGACGCCGAATCTCGACCGCGGGGTGACCTTCCGTTTCACGATTCCACTCGAGGCACAGACGCATGAAAGATGA
- a CDS encoding response regulator transcription factor, which translates to MKDDATVFVVDDDAGVRDSLRWVIESAGLKVETFACARDFLDAYDPSRPGCLVLDIRMPGMSGMDLQKELVARRIDIGIIFITGHATVATAVHAMRAGAVDFITKPFSDQALLDRVTECIERARRRYRQRLERADVAARFALLTPREHEIMNDVVSGKSNKVIAAERNISQKTVEAHRAKMMQKLQARSLAELMRMVLPQEDLREKP; encoded by the coding sequence ATGAAAGATGATGCCACCGTCTTCGTGGTCGACGACGATGCGGGCGTTCGGGACTCGCTGCGCTGGGTAATCGAATCGGCCGGGCTCAAGGTCGAGACCTTCGCGTGCGCCCGGGACTTTCTCGACGCCTACGATCCGTCGCGCCCCGGCTGCCTCGTCCTCGACATCCGGATGCCGGGCATGAGCGGCATGGACCTGCAGAAGGAGCTGGTCGCACGCCGCATCGACATCGGCATCATCTTCATCACCGGGCACGCCACGGTCGCGACGGCGGTACATGCCATGCGCGCCGGCGCGGTCGATTTCATCACCAAGCCGTTCAGCGACCAGGCCCTGCTCGACCGCGTCACCGAGTGCATCGAGCGCGCCCGGCGCCGCTACCGCCAGCGGCTGGAGCGGGCCGATGTCGCGGCGCGTTTTGCCCTCCTTACGCCGCGCGAGCACGAGATCATGAACGACGTGGTGTCCGGGAAGTCGAACAAGGTGATCGCGGCGGAACGCAACATCAGCCAGAAAACGGTCGAGGCTCACCGCGCAAAGATGATGCAAAAGCTGCAGGCCCGCAGCCTGGCCGAACTGATGAGGATGGTTTTGCCACAAGAAGACCTTAGGGAAAAACCCTGA